CCTCGCGTTGATTGCCTCTCAACTCGCCTTCTATGACATTAATGTTCCACTGTTAGGAGCCAACAGTTGGCACGATCCAGACATTTTTCGCTGGGCCCGGCATGGCATTGAAACCGGTGTATTTACAGACGGGTTTTTCCTCAATAGTCCCGATCCCTCAATCCAAGCCTTCACGCAACGATACAGAGCCCGCTTTGGGACTGACCCTTCACTATTCTCAGTTCAAGCCTACGATGCCACGTGGCTTATTCTTGATGCGATACGTAAAGGCGCGGTCTCGGGAAAAGATGTCCGAGAGCAATTTCTTCGACGGCACGACCTTCCAATCCTCAATAGTTTCGCCTCATTTGGTTCAACTGGCGTCCTCAATCGAAAAATTTATATACTGCAAGTGCGAAAAGGACAATTCGTCCAGATTAATTAACGATGGATGCACTCGCTCCAATAATTAACGCCATTTCTTATGGCGTCTTACCGCTTATCTTTGCCATGGTGCTTCATGAATATGCCCATGGCTGGGTTGCCAACCACTACGGTGATCCAACCGCCCGTCTCGCCGGACGATTAACCATGAACCCGCTGGCCCACATCGACCGCGTGGGAACCATCATCGTTCCCCTTCTGTGTTTTATCATGCAGACAGGATTCTTATTCGGATGGGCCAAACCGGTCCCGATCAACATGCGGCAGTTACGGAATCCTCGACGGGACATGGCTTTGGTCGCTGCCGCAGGCCCTGCGATGAACCTGGCCTTGGCGATCCTCAGCACGCTCGTGTTAAGCGTGATTGTCTCTGCGGATTCGTTCCATACCGCGACAGGCGGCATGGGAGGAGAGAAGGATCTCGTTGACATGATCCTGGTTCCCCTTACGGCCATGTGTGTCGTTTCCATCTCGATTAACATCGTGTTGATGGTCTTTAACTTAATCCCAGTTCCGCCTCTTGATGGAGGACGCATTCTTACCAGTCTCCTGCCTCCGGCATCCGCATTGACGTTGAGTCGCGTGGAGCCGTATGGCATGTTTGTGATCCTTGGCATTCTCATGATAGAACCACAGGTTGGTGTTATTTCAACAATCATCGGGTCTGTTCGCCATTTTCTGCTGGCCACAGTCCTTCCCGAGCAAATTTTCTAACGAAGACGAAAGAGACGAGCTGTGGCGAATCGAGTCTTAAGCGGCATGCAACCCAGCGGGCGCCTTCACTTGGGCAATCTGTTAGGCGCTCTCGATAATTGGAAACAGCTTCAAGATGATCACGAGTGTTATTTTTTCGTCGCCGATTGGCATGCGCTTTCGACG
The genomic region above belongs to Nitrospirales bacterium and contains:
- a CDS encoding site-2 protease family protein, whose translation is MDALAPIINAISYGVLPLIFAMVLHEYAHGWVANHYGDPTARLAGRLTMNPLAHIDRVGTIIVPLLCFIMQTGFLFGWAKPVPINMRQLRNPRRDMALVAAAGPAMNLALAILSTLVLSVIVSADSFHTATGGMGGEKDLVDMILVPLTAMCVVSISINIVLMVFNLIPVPPLDGGRILTSLLPPASALTLSRVEPYGMFVILGILMIEPQVGVISTIIGSVRHFLLATVLPEQIF